A genomic window from Pseudocitrobacter corydidari includes:
- the cydC gene encoding heme ABC transporter ATP-binding protein/permease CydC translates to MRALLPYLALYKRHKWLLTLGVVLAIVTLLASIGLLTLSGWFLSASAVVGVAGVYSFNYMLPAAGVRGSAIIRTAGRYFERLVSHDATFRVLQHLRVFTFSKLLPLSPAGLARFRQGELLNRMVADVDTLDHLYLRVISPLVGALVVILVVTFGLSFLDGTLALTLGGIMLLTLFLLPPLFYRAGKPTGEQLTHLRGRYRQQLTSWLQGQAELTIFNASTRYREQMEQTEVNWHDAQRRQSELTALSQALMLLIGGLAVIAMLWLAAGGVGGNSQPGALIALFVFCALAAFEALAPVTGAFQHLGQVIASALRLTQIIEQKPEVTFPQTKAAVPTQVALRFEKVTFSYPEQAQAALSDISLQVNAGEHIAILGRTGCGKSTLLQLITRAWDPQQGAVLLNEQPLSNLDEPTLRRTMSVVPQRVHLFSATLRDNLLLARPDASDAELSAVLEQTGLGKLLEESGLNSWLGEGGRQLSGGELRRLAIARALLHDAPLMLLDEPTEGLDATTESQILDLLAELMQDKTVLMVTHRLRGLARFNRIVVMDNGQVIEQGTHAELLSQQGRYYQFKQRL, encoded by the coding sequence ATGCGTGCGTTACTTCCCTACCTGGCACTGTATAAACGCCATAAATGGCTGCTGACGCTCGGCGTGGTGCTGGCGATTGTCACCCTACTGGCGAGCATTGGCCTGCTGACGCTGTCCGGCTGGTTCTTATCGGCCTCCGCCGTCGTCGGCGTGGCTGGCGTCTACAGCTTTAACTACATGCTGCCGGCGGCAGGCGTACGTGGTTCAGCGATTATCCGCACCGCCGGGCGCTATTTCGAGCGTCTGGTCAGCCACGACGCCACCTTCCGCGTGTTGCAGCACCTGCGCGTCTTCACCTTCAGCAAACTGCTTCCCCTCTCCCCTGCCGGGCTGGCGCGTTTTCGTCAGGGAGAACTGCTGAACCGTATGGTGGCTGATGTAGATACGCTGGACCATCTTTACCTGCGCGTGATTTCACCGTTAGTCGGTGCGCTGGTGGTTATTCTGGTGGTGACCTTCGGGCTGAGTTTCCTCGATGGCACGCTGGCGCTGACCCTCGGCGGTATTATGCTGCTGACGCTCTTTTTGCTGCCGCCGCTGTTCTATCGCGCCGGTAAACCCACCGGCGAGCAGTTAACGCACCTGCGCGGCCGCTATCGCCAGCAGCTGACCAGTTGGTTGCAGGGTCAGGCTGAGTTGACAATTTTTAACGCCAGTACGCGATACCGCGAGCAGATGGAACAGACGGAAGTGAACTGGCATGACGCGCAGCGTCGCCAGTCGGAGCTGACAGCACTGTCGCAAGCGTTGATGCTGCTGATTGGCGGTTTAGCCGTTATCGCCATGCTCTGGCTGGCGGCAGGAGGCGTGGGCGGCAACTCGCAGCCTGGCGCGCTGATTGCGCTGTTTGTCTTCTGCGCGCTGGCCGCGTTTGAAGCGCTGGCCCCGGTCACCGGCGCGTTCCAGCATCTTGGTCAGGTGATCGCTTCCGCGCTTCGCCTGACGCAAATTATCGAACAAAAACCCGAAGTGACGTTCCCGCAAACAAAAGCCGCTGTGCCAACGCAGGTTGCACTACGCTTTGAGAAGGTAACGTTCAGCTATCCAGAACAAGCTCAGGCGGCGCTGAGCGATATCTCCCTGCAGGTTAACGCAGGCGAACACATCGCCATTCTGGGGCGTACCGGTTGTGGTAAATCGACGTTGCTTCAGTTGATTACGCGCGCATGGGATCCACAGCAAGGGGCGGTTTTGCTTAATGAACAACCGCTCAGCAATCTGGACGAACCGACACTGCGCCGTACCATGAGCGTGGTGCCGCAGCGCGTGCATCTTTTTAGCGCCACACTCCGCGACAATCTTCTGTTGGCACGTCCTGACGCCAGCGACGCTGAACTGAGTGCCGTTCTGGAACAGACTGGCCTCGGCAAGCTGCTGGAAGAGAGCGGCCTCAACAGTTGGCTGGGCGAAGGTGGCCGCCAGCTCTCCGGTGGTGAGCTGCGTCGTCTGGCGATAGCCCGCGCATTGCTGCACGATGCGCCGCTGATGCTGCTGGATGAACCCACCGAAGGACTGGATGCCACGACTGAAAGCCAGATCCTCGATTTACTGGCAGAGCTAATGCAGGATAAAACCGTGCTAATGGTGACGCATCGCCTGCGCGGGCTGGCGCGTTTTAATCGCATCGTGGTCATGGACAACGGGCAAGTTATTGAGCAAGGTACTCACGCAGAATTGCTGTCGCAACAGGGGCGTTATTACCAGTTTAAGCAGCGTTTGTAG
- the aat gene encoding leucyl/phenylalanyl-tRNA--protein transferase has protein sequence MRLVQLSRHSIAFPSPEGALREPNGLLALGGDLSPARLLMAYQRGIFPWFSPGDPILWWSPDPRAVLWPETFHISRSMKRFHSRSPYRITLNYAFGQVIEGCAQDRNEGTWITTGIVQAYHRLHELGHAHSIEVWKNDELVGGMYGVSLGALFCGESMFSRAENASKTALLVFCETFKQSGGKLIDCQVLNSHTVSLGAVEIARRDYLEQLDILRMHRLPEHFWVPRTLFSPEV, from the coding sequence ATGCGCCTTGTTCAGCTCTCACGTCACTCGATAGCATTTCCTTCCCCGGAAGGGGCGCTTCGCGAGCCGAATGGTTTACTGGCCTTGGGGGGCGATTTGAGCCCCGCTCGCCTGCTGATGGCCTATCAGCGCGGTATATTTCCCTGGTTTTCTCCGGGCGATCCTATTTTGTGGTGGTCGCCCGATCCGCGTGCGGTGTTATGGCCGGAAACCTTTCACATCAGCCGCAGCATGAAGCGTTTTCACAGCCGTTCCCCCTATCGCATCACGCTGAATTATGCGTTTGGCCAGGTGATTGAAGGCTGCGCGCAAGACCGCAACGAAGGTACCTGGATTACCACCGGCATCGTGCAGGCCTATCATCGTCTGCACGAACTGGGGCACGCGCACTCTATTGAAGTGTGGAAAAACGACGAACTGGTTGGCGGCATGTATGGTGTTTCGCTGGGCGCCCTCTTTTGCGGAGAATCGATGTTCAGCCGTGCGGAAAACGCCTCAAAAACGGCGCTGTTGGTTTTTTGCGAGACGTTTAAACAAAGCGGTGGAAAACTCATCGACTGTCAGGTGCTGAATAGTCATACCGTCTCATTGGGCGCGGTAGAAATAGCGCGACGCGACTACCTGGAACAGCTCGATATATTACGCATGCATCGTCTGCCGGAACATTTCTGGGTACCCCGGACACTCTTTTCACCGGAAGTGTAA
- the infA gene encoding translation initiation factor IF-1, whose protein sequence is MAKEDNIEMQGTVLDTLPNTMFRVELENGHVVTAHISGKMRKNYIRILTGDKVTVELTPYDLSKGRIVFRSR, encoded by the coding sequence ATGGCCAAAGAAGACAATATTGAAATGCAGGGTACCGTACTTGATACGTTACCTAACACTATGTTCCGCGTAGAACTTGAAAACGGTCACGTGGTAACTGCGCACATCTCCGGTAAAATGCGCAAAAACTACATCCGCATTCTGACGGGCGACAAAGTGACTGTTGAGTTGACCCCGTACGACCTGAGCAAAGGCCGCATTGTCTTCCGTAGTCGCTGA
- the clpA gene encoding ATP-dependent Clp protease ATP-binding subunit ClpA, whose amino-acid sequence MLNQELELSLNMAFARAREHRHEFMTVEHLLLALLSNPSAREALEACSVDLVALRQELEAFIEQTTPVLPVSEEERDTQPTLSFQRVLQRAVFHVQSSGRSEVTGANVLVAIFSEQESQAAYLLRKHEVSRLDVVNFISHGTRKDEPSQSSDSGSQAPNNEEQAGGEERMENFTTNLNQLARVGGIDPLIGRDKELERAIQVLCRRRKNNPLLVGESGVGKTAIAEGLAWRIVRGDVPEIMADCTIYSLDIGSLLAGTKYRGDFEKRFKALLKQLEQDNNSILFIDEIHTIIGAGAASGGQVDAANLIKPLLSSGKIRVMGSTTYQEFSNIFEKDRALARRFQKIDITEPSVEETVQIINGLKPKYEAHHDVRYTAKAVRAAVELAVKYINDRHLPDKAIDVIDEAGARARLMPISKRKKTINVADIESVVARIARIPEKSVSQSDRDTLKTLGNRLKMLVFGQDKAIDALTEAIKMSRAGLGHDHRPVGSFLFAGPTGVGKTEVTVQLAKAMGIELLRFDMSEYMERHTVSRLIGAPPGYVGFDQGGLLTDAVIKHPHAVLLLDEIEKAHPDVFNLLLQVMDNGTLTDNNGRKADFRNVVLVMTTNAGVRETERKSIGLIQQDNSTDAMEEIKKIFTPEFRNRLDNIIWFDHLSTEVIHQVVDKFIVELQVQLDQKGVSLEVTQEARNWLAEKGYDRAMGARPMSRVIQDNLKKPLANELLFGSLVDGGQVTVALDKEKNELTYGFQSAQKHKPEAAH is encoded by the coding sequence ATGCTCAATCAAGAACTGGAACTCAGTTTAAACATGGCTTTCGCCAGAGCGCGCGAGCACCGTCATGAGTTTATGACCGTCGAGCACTTGCTGCTGGCACTGCTTAGCAACCCATCGGCCCGTGAAGCGCTGGAAGCGTGTTCTGTAGACCTGGTCGCGCTGCGTCAGGAACTCGAAGCCTTCATCGAACAAACCACGCCGGTTCTGCCGGTCAGTGAAGAAGAGCGCGACACACAGCCGACGCTCAGCTTCCAGCGTGTCCTGCAACGTGCGGTATTCCACGTCCAGTCTTCTGGCCGTAGCGAAGTCACCGGTGCAAATGTTCTGGTCGCCATTTTCAGCGAGCAGGAGTCGCAAGCAGCGTATCTTCTGCGCAAACATGAAGTGAGCCGCCTCGATGTGGTCAACTTTATCTCTCACGGTACGCGTAAAGACGAACCGAGCCAGTCTTCTGACTCCGGAAGCCAGGCCCCGAACAATGAAGAGCAAGCAGGCGGGGAGGAACGTATGGAAAACTTCACCACCAACCTTAACCAGCTTGCTCGCGTTGGCGGTATTGACCCGCTGATTGGCCGCGACAAAGAGCTGGAGCGCGCCATTCAGGTGCTCTGCCGTCGTCGTAAAAACAACCCGCTGCTGGTGGGTGAATCCGGCGTCGGTAAAACCGCAATTGCCGAAGGTCTGGCATGGCGCATCGTGCGCGGTGACGTGCCGGAAATCATGGCCGACTGCACCATCTACTCACTCGATATCGGCTCGCTGCTGGCGGGGACCAAATATCGCGGTGACTTTGAAAAACGCTTTAAAGCGTTGCTCAAACAGCTGGAGCAGGACAACAACAGTATTCTGTTCATCGACGAAATCCACACCATTATCGGTGCGGGTGCGGCGTCGGGTGGCCAGGTGGATGCCGCTAACCTGATTAAACCGCTGCTCTCCAGCGGTAAAATTCGGGTAATGGGCTCAACCACTTACCAGGAATTCAGCAACATCTTTGAGAAAGACCGTGCCCTGGCGCGTCGTTTCCAGAAAATCGACATTACTGAACCTTCTGTCGAGGAAACCGTGCAGATTATCAACGGCCTGAAACCGAAGTATGAAGCTCATCATGACGTGCGCTACACCGCGAAAGCGGTACGTGCGGCGGTTGAGCTGGCGGTGAAATACATCAACGACCGTCATCTGCCGGATAAAGCGATTGACGTGATTGATGAAGCGGGTGCGCGTGCGCGTCTGATGCCTATCAGCAAACGTAAGAAAACGATCAACGTGGCGGACATCGAATCCGTGGTCGCGCGCATCGCGCGTATCCCGGAGAAAAGCGTCTCCCAGAGCGATCGCGATACGCTGAAAACGCTGGGTAATCGCCTGAAAATGCTGGTGTTTGGTCAGGATAAAGCCATCGATGCGTTAACCGAAGCGATCAAAATGAGTCGTGCCGGTCTCGGCCACGATCATCGTCCGGTCGGTTCATTCCTGTTCGCCGGGCCAACCGGGGTCGGGAAAACCGAGGTTACCGTTCAGCTGGCGAAAGCGATGGGCATTGAACTGCTGCGCTTTGATATGTCTGAATATATGGAACGCCACACGGTGAGCCGCCTGATTGGTGCGCCTCCGGGATACGTCGGCTTTGACCAGGGCGGCCTGCTTACCGATGCGGTTATCAAACATCCGCACGCGGTACTGCTGCTTGATGAAATCGAGAAAGCGCACCCGGACGTCTTTAACCTGCTGTTGCAGGTGATGGATAACGGTACGCTGACCGATAACAACGGCCGCAAAGCCGACTTCCGTAACGTGGTGCTGGTGATGACCACCAACGCCGGGGTGCGTGAAACCGAGCGTAAATCCATCGGCCTTATCCAGCAGGATAACAGCACCGATGCGATGGAAGAGATCAAAAAGATCTTTACGCCGGAATTCCGCAACCGTCTGGACAACATTATCTGGTTCGATCACCTCTCTACCGAGGTTATCCATCAGGTTGTCGATAAGTTTATCGTCGAGCTGCAGGTGCAGTTGGATCAGAAAGGCGTGTCGCTGGAAGTCACTCAGGAAGCCCGCAACTGGCTGGCGGAGAAAGGCTATGACCGCGCCATGGGGGCCCGTCCAATGTCCCGTGTGATTCAGGACAACCTGAAAAAACCGCTGGCGAACGAGCTGCTGTTCGGCTCACTGGTTGATGGCGGCCAGGTGACGGTGGCGCTGGATAAAGAGAAAAATGAGCTGACCTACGGGTTCCAGAGTGCGCAAAAGCACAAACCGGAAGCGGCGCATTGA
- the clpS gene encoding ATP-dependent Clp protease adapter ClpS, producing MSKSRDWLDFDQLTEDKLQDGLKPPSMYKVILVNDDYTPMEFVIDVLQKFFSYDVERATQLMLTVHYQGKAICGVFTAEVAETKVAMVNKYARENEHPLLCTLEKA from the coding sequence ATGAGTAAGAGCAGAGACTGGCTGGATTTTGACCAGCTAACGGAAGACAAACTACAGGATGGGCTGAAACCCCCATCGATGTATAAAGTGATTTTAGTCAATGATGATTACACGCCAATGGAGTTTGTTATTGACGTGTTACAAAAATTCTTTTCTTATGATGTAGAACGTGCCACACAACTCATGCTCACGGTTCACTATCAGGGTAAAGCTATTTGTGGTGTTTTCACTGCCGAGGTGGCAGAAACCAAAGTAGCGATGGTGAACAAATACGCGAGGGAGAACGAGCATCCATTGTTGTGTACGCTGGAAAAAGCCTGA
- the cspD gene encoding cold shock-like protein CspD encodes MEMGTVKWFNNAKGFGFICPEGGGDDIFAHYSTIQMDGYRTLKAGQSVQFDVHEGPKGNHASVIIPVVEAETAA; translated from the coding sequence ATGGAAATGGGTACTGTTAAGTGGTTCAACAATGCCAAAGGGTTTGGTTTTATCTGCCCGGAAGGCGGTGGCGATGACATATTCGCCCATTACTCCACCATTCAGATGGATGGTTACAGAACGCTAAAAGCCGGGCAATCGGTCCAGTTTGATGTTCATGAAGGCCCGAAGGGTAACCACGCCAGCGTGATTATTCCCGTCGTCGAGGCAGAAACTGCCGCGTAG
- the macB gene encoding macrolide ABC transporter ATP-binding protein/permease MacB has product MTALLQLTDIRRSYPSGDGSVEVLKGITLEINAGEMVAIVGASGSGKSTLMNIIGCLDKPSSGTYRVAGVDVATLDSDALAQLRREHFGFIFQRYHLLSHLTAVQNVEVPAVYAGMERKARLTRAAELLKRLGLEERVDYAPSQLSGGQQQRVSIARALMNGGQVILADEPTGALDSRSGEEVMAILHQLKEQGHTIIIVTHDPQVAAQAERVIEIHDGEILRNPPAKAAMGEARRLSGEHVSGWRQFSNSFREALSMAWRALAANKMRTLLTMLGIIIGIASVVSIVVVGDAAKQMVLADIRSIGTNTIDVYPGKDFGDDDPQFQQSLKYDDLLAIEKQSWVSSATPAVSKNLRLRAGNIDVAASVQGIGQQYFNVYGMTFSEGNTFNAIQAAERAQVVVLDNNTRRQLFPNKTNVVGEIILVGNMPATVIGVADEKQSMFGSSTILRVWLPYSTMAGRVMGQSWLNSITVRVKEGYDSSFAEQQLTRLLNLRHGKKDFFVWNMDSVLKTAERTTHTLQLFLTLVAVISLVVGGIGVMNIMLVSVTERTREIGIRMAVGARASNVLQQFLIEAVLVCLVGGALGVTLSLMIALALQLILPGWEIGFSPVALLTAFICSTLTGVLFGWLPARNAARLDPVDALARE; this is encoded by the coding sequence ATGACGGCGCTGCTGCAGCTCACGGACATTCGCCGTAGTTATCCTTCCGGTGACGGGAGCGTCGAGGTCCTGAAAGGCATTACGCTGGAGATCAACGCCGGGGAGATGGTGGCGATTGTCGGCGCGTCCGGCTCCGGGAAATCCACGCTGATGAATATCATCGGCTGCCTCGATAAACCGTCCAGCGGCACCTATCGGGTGGCGGGCGTTGACGTCGCCACGCTCGATAGCGACGCGCTGGCGCAACTGCGGCGCGAACACTTTGGTTTTATCTTCCAGCGCTATCATTTGCTCTCACATTTGACGGCGGTGCAGAACGTGGAAGTGCCCGCGGTGTATGCGGGTATGGAACGCAAAGCGCGCCTTACGCGTGCGGCGGAATTACTTAAACGTTTGGGGCTGGAGGAGCGTGTTGATTACGCGCCTTCACAGCTTTCCGGCGGCCAGCAGCAGCGCGTGAGTATTGCTCGTGCGCTGATGAACGGCGGGCAGGTGATCCTCGCGGATGAACCGACCGGCGCGCTGGATAGCCGTTCCGGCGAAGAGGTGATGGCGATTCTGCACCAGCTCAAAGAGCAGGGGCACACGATTATTATCGTCACCCACGACCCGCAGGTGGCCGCGCAGGCCGAGCGGGTGATTGAAATTCATGACGGTGAGATTTTACGTAACCCTCCGGCAAAAGCGGCGATGGGCGAAGCGCGACGCCTGAGCGGCGAACACGTCTCCGGCTGGCGGCAGTTCAGCAACAGTTTCCGTGAAGCGCTATCGATGGCGTGGCGCGCACTGGCGGCCAATAAAATGCGCACGCTGTTAACCATGCTCGGCATCATTATCGGTATTGCCTCGGTGGTGTCGATTGTGGTGGTGGGCGATGCGGCAAAACAGATGGTGCTGGCGGATATCCGTTCTATTGGTACCAACACGATTGATGTCTATCCCGGTAAAGATTTTGGCGACGACGACCCGCAGTTTCAGCAGTCGTTGAAATACGACGACCTGCTGGCGATTGAAAAACAGTCGTGGGTGAGTTCGGCAACGCCCGCCGTCTCTAAAAATCTGCGTTTACGTGCGGGTAATATTGATGTCGCCGCCAGCGTGCAGGGCATCGGCCAGCAGTACTTCAATGTTTACGGCATGACCTTCAGCGAAGGCAACACCTTTAATGCGATTCAGGCCGCTGAGCGCGCGCAGGTGGTGGTGCTGGATAACAATACCCGTCGCCAGCTTTTCCCGAATAAAACTAATGTCGTCGGCGAAATTATTCTGGTGGGGAATATGCCCGCCACGGTGATTGGGGTGGCAGATGAGAAACAGTCGATGTTTGGCAGCAGCACGATTTTGCGCGTCTGGCTGCCTTACTCAACGATGGCGGGGCGCGTAATGGGGCAGTCGTGGCTCAATTCGATCACGGTGCGTGTGAAAGAGGGCTACGACAGCAGTTTTGCCGAGCAGCAGCTCACGCGGTTGCTCAATCTGCGCCATGGCAAAAAAGATTTCTTCGTCTGGAATATGGACAGCGTCTTGAAAACGGCGGAACGCACCACACATACATTACAGCTGTTTCTGACATTGGTGGCGGTCATCTCGCTGGTGGTCGGCGGTATTGGCGTGATGAACATTATGCTGGTGTCGGTAACCGAGCGAACGCGCGAAATTGGTATTCGTATGGCGGTGGGTGCGCGGGCCAGCAATGTGCTGCAGCAATTTTTGATTGAAGCGGTTTTGGTGTGTCTGGTAGGCGGGGCGCTAGGTGTGACGCTATCATTAATGATAGCGCTGGCGCTGCAGCTGATCTTGCCTGGCTGGGAGATCGGTTTTTCCCCCGTCGCGCTGCTCACGGCGTTTATCTGTTCGACGCTCACCGGCGTGCTGTTTGGCTGGTTACCCGCTCGCAACGCGGCCCGGCTTGACCCGGTGGATGCGCTGGCGCGCGAGTAA
- the macA gene encoding macrolide transporter subunit MacA, whose protein sequence is MRIKGKIKKRYVLLAVVVIVGLIAVWRTLNAPLPQYQTLIVRPGELEQSVLATGKLDALRKVDVGAQVSGQLKTLSVEIGDKVKKGQLLGVIDPEQAENQIKEVEATLMELRAQRAQAEAERKLAQVTLARQQQLAKTQAISRQDLDTATTELAVKQAQIGTIDAQIKRNQASLDTAKTNLDYTRIVAPMAGEVTQITTLQGQTVIAAQQAPNILTLADLSTMLVKAQVSEADVINLKPGQKAWFTVLGDPLTRYEGTLKDILPTPEKVNDAIFYHARFEVPNPQGVLRLEMTAQVHIQLTGVKNVLTIPLSALGDSVGDNRYTVRLLRNGEVKPREVSIGSRNDTEVEIAKGLEAGDEVIIGEGKAGAAK, encoded by the coding sequence ATGCGTATTAAGGGAAAAATAAAAAAACGATATGTGCTGCTCGCGGTGGTGGTCATCGTGGGGCTGATTGCCGTCTGGCGCACGCTGAATGCGCCATTGCCGCAGTATCAAACGCTGATTGTCCGTCCTGGCGAGCTGGAACAAAGCGTGCTGGCGACAGGCAAGCTTGATGCGCTGCGTAAAGTTGACGTCGGCGCGCAGGTGAGCGGGCAATTGAAAACGCTCTCCGTGGAGATTGGCGACAAAGTCAAAAAAGGGCAACTGCTGGGAGTGATTGACCCGGAGCAGGCCGAAAACCAGATTAAAGAAGTTGAAGCGACGCTGATGGAACTGCGCGCGCAACGTGCTCAGGCGGAGGCCGAACGTAAACTGGCGCAGGTGACGCTGGCTCGTCAACAGCAACTGGCGAAAACGCAGGCCATTTCGCGCCAGGATCTCGACACCGCGACGACCGAGTTGGCAGTGAAACAGGCGCAAATCGGCACGATTGACGCGCAAATTAAGCGCAATCAGGCCTCGCTCGATACGGCAAAAACCAACCTCGACTATACGCGGATCGTCGCGCCAATGGCCGGTGAAGTCACGCAAATTACGACTCTGCAAGGGCAGACGGTGATTGCGGCGCAGCAAGCGCCAAACATCCTGACGCTGGCGGATCTCAGCACTATGCTGGTGAAAGCACAGGTTTCTGAAGCCGACGTCATTAACCTGAAACCGGGGCAAAAAGCCTGGTTCACTGTTCTCGGCGATCCGCTGACGCGGTATGAAGGCACGCTGAAAGATATTCTGCCAACGCCGGAAAAAGTGAACGATGCCATTTTCTATCATGCGCGTTTTGAAGTGCCTAACCCGCAGGGCGTATTGCGTCTGGAGATGACCGCGCAGGTACATATTCAGCTCACCGGCGTGAAGAACGTGCTAACCATCCCGTTGAGCGCGCTGGGCGACAGCGTGGGCGATAACCGCTATACCGTGCGTCTGCTGCGTAACGGTGAAGTGAAACCGCGCGAAGTGTCTATTGGTTCGCGCAACGACACGGAAGTGGAAATTGCGAAAGGTCTGGAAGCGGGCGATGAAGTGATTATTGGTGAGGGCAAAGCGGGAGCCGCGAAATGA
- a CDS encoding VirK/YbjX family protein: MLQTTENSHYPTLPTSSVGLFFCLWSGLWRPGKFWHQRSFRRKFMLRSLWMPRLSRQWMAEMAKWPDLERLLLIQPRLPVRLHRPYLAVNLDRQQLLDALRYHYRTLRQALTTDELQRYFAHAGIPLAEIEGKEGEIFTLHFASVISLDKEGESTILLRNARNEMLAEITFTICEYEGKRTLFIGGLQGGKTEQSQQDIHQATKACHGLFPKRVVMEAVCSFAQRWQMEQILAVSNQAHIYRSLRYRDKEKKIHADYDNFWEAVGGVNDERGYYHLPLSVARKDEADIASKKRAEYRRRYALLDSITSQIQQRFNI, from the coding sequence ATGTTGCAAACCACTGAAAACTCCCATTACCCGACCCTACCCACCTCCAGCGTTGGCCTGTTTTTCTGCTTATGGAGCGGGCTGTGGCGCCCCGGTAAGTTCTGGCACCAGCGCAGCTTTCGGAGAAAGTTTATGCTGCGTTCGCTGTGGATGCCGCGTTTATCCCGCCAATGGATGGCAGAAATGGCAAAATGGCCCGACCTCGAACGCCTGTTATTAATTCAGCCGCGCCTGCCCGTTCGCCTGCATCGTCCTTATCTGGCCGTTAATCTTGATCGCCAACAGTTGCTGGATGCGCTGCGCTATCACTACCGCACGCTGCGCCAGGCGCTGACCACGGATGAGTTGCAGCGCTACTTCGCCCACGCGGGCATTCCGCTGGCAGAAATCGAAGGCAAAGAGGGCGAAATCTTTACCCTCCATTTTGCGTCCGTTATCTCGCTCGATAAAGAGGGAGAAAGCACGATTCTGCTGCGCAATGCACGCAATGAAATGCTGGCGGAAATCACCTTCACCATTTGCGAATATGAAGGTAAGCGCACGCTGTTTATTGGCGGCTTGCAGGGCGGGAAAACCGAGCAGTCACAGCAGGATATTCATCAGGCGACCAAAGCCTGTCACGGTCTCTTTCCAAAACGCGTGGTGATGGAAGCGGTGTGCAGCTTTGCCCAGCGCTGGCAGATGGAGCAAATTCTCGCAGTGAGCAATCAGGCGCACATCTACCGCAGCCTGCGTTATCGCGATAAAGAGAAAAAAATCCACGCGGATTATGACAATTTCTGGGAAGCTGTCGGCGGGGTGAATGATGAGCGCGGTTATTACCATTTACCGCTCTCCGTCGCCCGTAAAGACGAAGCGGATATCGCCAGTAAAAAACGCGCGGAATATCGCCGCCGTTACGCGCTGCTGGACAGCATCACCAGCCAGATCCAGCAGCGCTTCAATATTTAG